The segment ATTCAGGCTCGTGGCATGGGTTATGGAATACGGTTACGCGCACTCATTGAGCTGGTTGAAGGCCAGCAGGTGCAACCCGATGAGTTGTTACGCTTCGTGCGTTACCGCTTGCCGAGCGCGATGTGGGTCGATGACGTCGAATTCGTAACAGTCTTGCCATGTAAATCAAGCGGTAAGCTTGATCGCGCTGTCACTACGGCATGAGCGTTGACCCTCATCCCATAACCGTTTGGCACGGATCGATCCGTGCGCTAGCAAGCCACGCTAAAGAAGTTGTTGATGGCGCGGAATGGGCTTATGCAAGCAGCCTGAAGTACCCACGCCACCGAGCAACGGTACTCGCATCCCGAGCTGGATTCCGTCGAGTGGTCGCACAGTACGTAGCGGTGTCCCCCCAGCACCTCCAAGTCACACGCGTGTGCGGTACGTGCCAGCGCCCGCATGGCCCACCCAAGCTGCCTCATGCCGGTTACCCTGCCCTCTGGACATCGGTTTCGCACAGCGGTGACTGTTTGTTGATTGCCGTGAGTACCCTTGGGCCCATCGGAGTTGATGTGGAAGTTGTGAGAGCACGTCGAACCATTGCTGCAACTGCTGCGCGTTGCTTCACGCCTTCAGAACTCGCCGCTTGGGAGGAAGAGCCTCTCAAGGATCGTGAGCGCACGTTCTACCAGTATTGGACTGGGAAGGAAGCGGCCTTCAAGTTATACGGCTTGGTCAGTCATCCGCGTGATATTGAAGTCACGCTATCGCGGTGCGGGGCAGCATATGCCCGTGCTCCAGACGGGCATGACTGCTGGCCTTTGCTCTCCCTTGCCGTTGGATCCGTAAACGTCGCGCACCTGTGTGTGCCAAAGCAAAAGCATTATGAGGCTTTGCTTCAAACCAAATTCACGGCTGGTGCAGCAGGTACTACGATGAGCCCACTTCCTATACCTGTTTGTTAAGAGGTTTCCATTGAAGTCATCAGGTAGCAACTTCTCAACGTCGAGTTTCAGTCATCAACTGCAAGAAAATGTCGCTGTGGACGTGCTGGTGATCGGCAGTGGCCCGGTAGGGTCAACCTATTCAAGAATAATTACCGAAGCGAGGCCGAATGCTTCGGTTCTGATGATTGATGCCGGTCCAGCCCTTACCAAGACGCCTGGCCTTCACCTGAGCAATTTGTATGACGATGTCGAACGTGTGCGGCTGCAAGTCCTTTCGCAAGGTTCATCGCAATTTCGTTATCGCTTGCGGCAGTGGGCGGAGCGAGCATCGCCCCAAGCACTTGAAGCAACGAACGAAGCGCGCGCGTCGTTGCTCGGCTTTCCCGGTACGTATCTGACGAACACCTCCAACTCAGCGTCCAGTAAGAATTGCTTTCCAGCAGCGAGTCACTCAACCAACGTTGGAGGTATGGGTGTTCATTGGACCTGCGCTTGCCCGCGCCCCAGCTCTGGAGAACGCGCGTCGTTTATTGCCCAGCAAGACTGGAATCGGGCCTTAGCCAAAGCAGAGGCCTTGCTCAGTGTTACAACACGCGCCTACCTAGCCAATCCTGTTGGGCTCGCCATTTTAAAGAAATTGGGTGAGATTTATAACCCAAATTTGCTGCCCGAGCAAGAAGTCCAACCTATGCCGCTTGCCTGTGAACTCGTCGACGAAGATCGCCGGGCCTGGTCGGGCCCTGAGACCGTGCTAGGCCGCTTGGCCACGGCAGAGCACCCAAACTTCAGCTTGCGAAGCGAGACCGTGTGTCGTGAGCTTATAACAACCAATGGAAAAGTGACGGGCGCGGTCTTGGAATATCGACCGACAAAGCGTAGGTACATCGTGCCTGTAGGACTCGTGATTGTCGCTGCCGACGCGTTACGAACTCCTCAGCTTCTCTGGGCCTCTGGAATTCGACCTGCGGCTTTGGGTCACTACCTTAACGATCACCCGATGGTCACAGCTACAGTCGTTCTTAAGGAAGAGTTCGGAGTTGTTGCTGGCGGCGCTTTACCAAGGCAGATCGACGATCAGTCGTCGCCTGGAGAACGCGTCAGCGACAATGATCCCTTTTACGGCGTCTACTGGATACCATTTGACGCTCACAAACATCCTTACCACGGACAAGTCATGCTCAAGGCATCGTCCCTTGTTGACGCCGTGGACACCCAAGGCCGCCAACTCGTGGGGTTGAGTTGGTATTGCACTAAGCAACCAAGCTTCGAGAATTACCTTCAATTCTCAGAGATCGAAACAGATTTCCTCGGCTTGCCGAAAATTACAATCCATTATAAGTTGACTGACCTTGACTTGAAAGCAATCGAAGGCGCCAAGCAAGATGTGGACCATGCAGCTGGACTGCTAGGAAAGTATGTCGACGGTGGAGTGCCAACTGCAATGCCGGTGGGCATGTCCTTACATTACCAAGGTACGATACGAATGGGCCCAATCAACGACGGAACTTCGGTGTGTGACTCGCGCTCTAAGGTGTGGGGGTTTGACAACCTATATGTTGGTGGCAACGGTGTGATTTCAACTGCGACCGCCTGCAATCCGACCTTGACTAGCGTAGCGTTGGCTGTGTTAGCAAGCGAAGACGTTGTTTCAAGGCTACCCCATAATGCAGAGATACCCTATTAGTTTGAAGTCACTCTAATTCTTAATCTCAGCAAGGGACACTTTAAGGAAAATGGCGTGATTTGCGGCGACTCTGGCGGCGCTCCGTTCGCCTGACATCCCGCAACTCCATAGATCTCGTGTCCCGTTGCTGACTCAAAACCTGGACAAGGAATCCCAGATCCGGTGGATTGCCCTCAAATCCGATTAGCAGCCCTGTCCAAGCTTTGTGCGTCTTCAGGTGCAACCACTACACAAAATGATGTGGGTCAATTGATCCCAGCGCAGCAGTAGGCGGGCGGCCTTGTCCTGAAGGAAGAGGCCTCGCAAGGCCGCCCGGTAAACGAGGGTGTGGGGGTGGTCGTCGGCTTCCGGCACCACATGTGCGGGATCGGCGAGAAATTGGTGTTCGGGCTGCAAGGCGCGCGCGGCGGGCGTGAGGTGCTGAGCGAGCTGATTGACCTCGTGTAAGGCGGGCACGATGCGGGTGTGCGGGGTGGGTGGAGGTGTGGGGCTGGGGATCAGGGTGGCGGTGGTGTGCTGCCAGGTGAGTGGGAGCATGGCCTGGATAAAGCGGCGCTCGGCGAGCTGCTGGAGCTGGGTGCGCGTGATGACGTGATGGGCCACGAGGTGATCAAGCGCTTGGGTCAGCGAATGGCTGGCCTCCTGAGCCTCAATGAGGGCCACCGGGTGGACACCGTGGTGGGTCAGGGTGGTGTTCCAGTGTGGGACGAACGGACTGCGGACGCCGATGACGTTCGGGCCGTTCAGGGAGAGGGTGGTGTTCAGGGCAGGGTGGTCGAAGCGGAGTTTGAGGAAATAGTGCCTGACCTGTTGGGTGGCGTGCCGGACGGCGTGCAGGGGGTTGAGCTGGGTGGGCGGTGGGCTGAGGGTGGTCATGTCTTCAGGATGAGGGGGCTGGGGGTGACGCGGGTCAAGTGACCTGTCTGTGATGGGCGGCATGGTCTGAAACATTTCGGTGTGGAGGAGGGTGGGCAAGAAAACGGGTCAAGAACATGTTCTCCCGGATGCCTGACTCCGACAGGAGCTGTCCGCCCGTGCAAAGTTCATTGAGCCTGGGTTCAACGCACCGGGACATCTGGAAAGGTGATGTTGCCCACCGTCACCGTTGCCCGTCCATTGGTCACTGGCTGATTTTGGAGTTGGAGAGCTGTGGCTGGATAGGACAGCGCCTGTCCGTCAACCGTGCCTTTGGCGTTGCTCGGGAACAGCAGGACGTAGCAGGTGGCCGTGGCACCAGCCGCGTAGCATCCTGGCACCGACGCCACAAAGTCCCGGTTCTGCCAGCGGACACTCTTGCGCCACAGGGTCTGGCCGGGCAAACTTGAGACGACCTGTGGCGCGTTCTGAATGGGCACAGCCTTGAAGACGACTCTTGAGTTTGCGCTGATGGTCAGTACCGTGATGACATTCACTTTCAAGGGGAACTTGAAGAAAATCGAGTACGGCACTTCAATGTTGCCTTTGGGCACCTCCACAGCACCGATACCATCAAGCACCTTCCCCGACGATTCCGCGTGATCTCCGGGGACGACGACGCCCGTGGACGTGGTGGCGGTTCAGTCTGCGGCATTCAAAAATGGCCTGTTCTGATATTGACTTTGCAAGGCGAACGTACAGCGCACCAGACTGTTGTCGAGCCGTGTGCAGGCTTTCAGGGTATACGTTAAGCCGCCTGGCGCTTTGACAGTTTGCGCGCCAGCGGAAGAGGTCACCCCAGCAGTCAGAGCCAGAAGCAGTGTAAATTGTCGTTGCATACCGTCAGTGTACGGGCGAGGCCAGACCAGCGGTGCAACGCTCGCGGGTATCTGCGAATGCAGTTCTGGACAGTAGGGGGAGTTCCATGACCAAGAAGATCCCAGCCAAGTTTTCCCGCGTGCACGTGGTGCACGAGCACATCCTGGAGATCTTGGACGGCCCCGTGCTGAACGTGCGCTTCGGCCGGGGAATGCCGGACGGGCATCACCGCGACCTGACGCTCACCGCACGCGCCTACCGCGCGGTGGTCGCCACCACTGAGACCACTGAGGTGCTCTCCCCCTGTGGGCACGAGAGGCCACGCTTTGATCTCAGCCCAGCCTTTCAGCAACTGCTGGCGCAGGTTGGCCCGCAGTTCCCGCGCAGTCGGCTGTGCCCCCACTGCCAGCAGCACCCGCATCGCGCGGCCCTGGTGCGCGTGGCCCATCAGGAGGATGAGGCTGCCGACCTGCAACTGGCGTCTGATTGGGGTGCGATGACCAAAGGGGAACGTGAGCTCGCCCGCCCGCTCCTGGAGCCGCTGCGCGGGCACGTCCCTGGGCTCCCGGATGTGGCGGGCTGGATCACGCTGACCCCCCAGGAACGCCGGCAGATCGCGCTGGCCGGGGAGGCGTTCGCGGAGGTACTCGGCCTGACCTTCCGTGAACTGTTGAGTCTGAAACCCACTCCGGCGCCCACCATCACAACGGCGGGGTTGAAGCGGCTGAAGGCCACACCACAGGAGAAAGCCCGCCGCGCCCAACGCCGAGACGACGCGGCCTACCGACGCGAACTGGAACGGCAGCGCGGTTGACGCCGCTCAGTCCGCAACAGTCCGATGACAACTTCTGGTCAGGCCCTTGGGGTCAGGCTTTTCTCATTGGGTATTGAAGCGGAAGTTGATCTTCTGGCGAGGTTGTCCTCGCCCTCTTCAGCATTCCCAGCATTGCAGGCGCCCTCCCAGACTGCTGCGGCCGATCAGGGCGGTCAAGGCCCACGCATTCAGTTCAGGTGGGCGCAATCGCTTCTGTAAGCAGCGGGTCAATTGAGTTCGTGTTCCAAATTGTGAACGTCCAGTCTGCGTGGTGATCCAGTGCAAATCATCAACCCAAAGGTTGGACAGCAGCACTTCGGAGTCAAAGGCAGGGTTGGGATTGAGGCCAGGTTCACGCAGGAACTCCACGAATTCATGGTCTCCCGCGAGGAGAGCGATGCCCCAACGAGCGGGAGCGAGCTTCAAGGCCTGTTGCACGTGGTTGGCCGTCACTGCCAGGACATACCGATGAAATTGGTGTTCATAGATCGGTTGCTGACGAACGAATTGAGTCAGGGTGTCTTGTGCGGTCTTGATTTCAAATCCGTGGGTCTCTGCACCGGAGAGCACCACGAGATCAGCTCGGCCCTGAGCGGCCTGCCCTGCGGCGTCGGTTGGCCCCCAGATGGCCAGTTCCCGGAGGGCATAGCCGTGCTGGAATCGGCCGGTCAGACTGCGCGCGGCTCGCTCTTCGTCGAGGCCCCGTTCGAGGACGTTGCGCGGGCGATAGATGCGGAATTCCAGTCCTGATGGAAGGCGGTATTTGCCTTGACCGAGCGATTCTGGTGTGCCTTCGTGACGCGCTTGAGCGAAGGCTTGGGCTGCGGCCGCTTGATCTAAGACCTGAGAGGCCTCGCGTTCCTCGATGACGCCCCACTTCACCGGCCGGGCGTATTTGATGTACCACTGAGGCAGCGGGGAATCCTCCACCCGTTGTTGACGTTGGGCCAACGCACTTTGCGCCTGTGCTTCTCGTGTGGCACGTGCCACTTGGGCTTGCGCCGCCTGCGCTTCTGCGACACGCTGAGCTTGAAGGGCTTCTCGTTTGGTGCGCTTGAGTTTGGCCATACCCGTGAGGATGGCACGGCCCCTCGGGTTCGTTGGGCGAATCCCTTTTTCTTATTTTTCCAGTCGTACGAGAGTTTCTGTGTCGCGGATTTCGACGGGGAGGCCCTCCTCGGTGATGACCTCGACAGAAAATCCACGCTTCCCGATCACCTTCTGAATCCGAATGGTCGCGCCGCCCTCCAGTCTGATGGTATCGCCTTCTTTCAGTTTGTCGATCGTCACAGGCTTCCAGGTCATAGAAGGATTCTCCCACACGCCACAGCGGGGGCGTCGGCCTTCAGTCAGGTCTGGCATGGGAGGGCAGAATTCGGCTCTGCGAGGGTTCCTTTGCTTCTCAGCCACAGTGGGCAGGAGCCATGCATGAGGCGGGCAGCAGTTCCCGTGGGGCCGTTTGTTGGGCCACAGCCTGCGCCTGCAGCCGAAACAGGTCAGTGGGCTGCCAGAGCTTCACGCCGTTGGCCTTGGCGAGCTCCATCGCCGATTTGGTATAGCCTGGCCCGCTGGTGAACACCACGGCCTCTTTGCACTGATAGATGGCTTTGGCGGCCACGATCTCCTGCACCGCCCTACTGAACTGCTTGTGGCCAGAGCAGGGAGGGCCAACGCACTTCTAAGCGGCCCACTTGACCATACGTCCACGTGCCTTCAACTCGAATGACCGTCCGATCCAGCCACGGTAATTCCGGCTGAAGGAGCCAAGTGAAGGTCGATGCCCGGTCTTCAAACCATCCGACGACCCGGCCATCCGCACTCTGCCCCACCCACCCAGCCTTCTCCTCTTGAACGATCCAAAACGTGCCCATACCTGCCACCATGTTCTCTGGGAGGAGGTGGGCTGGAATAGTGAACGGTGAGGGGAACGTCAACACCTGTGGAAGCAGGTCATTCACCAACACGGATTCTTCCTGCGAGGGTGCCATGACTTGAGAAGCATGTGACATTCGCTCCTGCATCACGGGTCGAAACCAGCCAGTATCCGTGCCCAACTCAGGATATTGAATGAGCAGGAGGGCATCGATCGAACACACACTCGCGAAGACAGCTGTGCTGCTCTGAATGATGTGAAGGACGTAATCCAACTGCTGCCCGAGCTGCGTTTGAGGGTATTTTGCCCGATATGCATGGTCAACGCGTCCGTTGTTATGGACAAACAAATTTCGCTGCTCTTTCAGATCAATAAAGAGACTCAGTTGGTCATCTGTAAACGGTTTGGCTCGAAGGTAGCGAGGCAAAATCTCCTGGGCGTCTTCGAAGAGACCCGCAATCCGGCGTGCGTCGCTTTCCCGGGCTCGAGCAATCAGCTCTTCTCGCGATATGGTCAGTGCTTCACGGAGAAGAATTTTTTCTTTGGGACTCGCCGACCACATGCCGGGGTCGCGCTCGAACACGAGTTCAAGCACGCGTCGGACGTAGATTTCAAGCAATTCCACCATTCGGCAGCCCACCATGGTTTGGAGCAGACGTCCAGCTTCCGCATGGCGGGTGGTGGCTGCCATGCTGACGCTCAACAAGCTCAAGGCGTCAAGGACTTCCACGGCGGCGAGCGACATCAGCTCGGTGATGGGCTCGTCAGCGGATGATTGGCTCATTCCAAAAGTGTAGGCCGCTCAACCTCGACATGGCTGCAGATCCTGTCAAGGTGTTGACTTGACCGACGCCAGAGGCTGTAATGCCTCGTCTGAATCGACATCGCGTCTGAGCCAAGATCAACGATAGATTGATCAAGAATCTCAAAGCCATAGTCAGTCATCATCTGAGCGAAAATATTTGGATGTGGATAGATGTGGTAAGAATAGTCTGTCCAATGATCTGCGATACCAAATCTAATCTTAGATACCTTGTAATCTTGGTTTGTAGAAATACTAGGAATGTGATAATACGAAAGGTCAGTGAGTAGAAAACCATCGTGTTTAACAAGATCTTTGATGGTCATGATATAAAGCTCTACCGCTTGGCGGAGATTTTCTGTTCGCTCAGTATTAATGCTGCCGCCCATGAGAATAGCAGCGTCGTGCTGGGATTTGAGATCAAGAAAAGTGCCGCTATAAATTTTCTCGATCCCTCTCCTGCGGCACATTTCAATTGCATCAAGATCGATTTCACACGCGGTGACATCAAAACCAGTGCTGATCAGCCATTCCGCTATATATCCACTTCCGCTGCCGATATCTAGGATTGTGTGAATGCCTCGATTCAACAACATTGATAACGCATTTGATTGTACGGGTGATACTGGCCCTAAATATGCTGCAGTATCATAAGCGTATCTACTTTCGTAGAGCAATGATTCAAAATCATCGCCCGCTGCCATCTCAATCTCACAGTGAATATCTTCATTTCTAAATCCTATCGCTTCAACCATCAGATTATTCGATAAGACGATCTTGGCAATCATACCGCTCCTAGTTTAATTCTTTGAGTTCGGCTGGCAAACTGTCGTACTGGAGTTCCATATTGATTTGACCGAGCGGAAGGATTTCCAGCTTCAAACCAAAAAGAACACTGCTGCTTTGTTGATTCTGAATCTGAGACACTAAAGAGAGGTATGAACTAAGGAAATTTTGCAGGGCTTCCGACAAGTGCTCAGCATCTGCCGCCTCCCAGTCTGAATCGACCATTGATTGATACAGGTTTTGACCACATATCTCAGAGACCATAGGTTCAACTCCGTGGAAATGTTCTAGACTTTAATTAAAAATCTTCGATAAGTGCGTTTGGAGCGATAAGATCAATGTGTGCTCCGGTAATGCCGTCACCGATGCCGATGTGCATTCCGCGTGCACCTTCATTGACCACTGAATTAATCCTCCAATCCAGCGTATCTGACGACAGTTTAGAATTTCCGCTGAACGCAACTTCTAAGAGGGCCAGATCATATCGTTCATTCGTCAATTGAACCAGCTCTTTTCGAATGCTCTCGCCAGTGGCTGTTTTCACATCGACAATGCGAGATCTTTCAATCTCGACCTTAAGCGGAAACAAGCGTTCCTCGTGGAGTTGAGTGATTAACGCCCATGCATCACGGTGGGTTGGGGTGAGGACGAGAGGCATCTGCATGTGTCTGGCCACAGCTGCTCCTGTCGCCTCAAAGGTTCCAGTGACAATGTGGCCTGGATGAAAGATGTTTTCCTCATCCGGTAGGATTGCCGTTTCAAACCACATTCCAAGTGCTTCCCATTCCCCGCGAAGTAAAGCCGCTTCGGTCTTCGGTTTCATGAGTCGAATTTTTTCACTGAGTTCACAGACGAGCTCACAGCCAGCGCCGCTCACGCGAAAGGGTTGAGTCACTTGAGAGAGATAGTTCAGGATGGTTTCGTTCTCCCGCGTAGAGGACGCGAAATCTGCATGACCGATGGTGTCAAGGGTATAGATCGCGGCCTGAAGAGACGGATCGAAGGAAGCCAGAGGAATTAAGAGGAGACGGCTCTTCCCAAATGATCTCTCTAAAAATGGCCAGGAAATATAGTCAAATGTCGTAAACAGGTATACGACGTTTTCCAAATTTTCTGGCGCAGTTTCTATCTTGGAATTGTTTGAGACGAGTTGGGTTTTGAGATTGCACGAGGATAAATACTCGCGGAGCTCCTCACTGTCCGTGACAAAAGTGGGTTCAGTCGGGAATATTTGCTCCAGCGGTTTCAAGACGGCAGCTTTTGTTGTGTGTGGCATGGTGACCTCAAGAGAGCAACTGTTATGACACAGTTGCTCCCTTCAAGACTTAGCTTAAAACGTGCCGCAGGGACAGCCCACGGCGGGCGGGGTCATTGGGGTGGGCTCTGGAGCGTAGGAGAACTTCACCTCTGACGCCTTGATGCCCGCACGCTCTGTGCTGGTGATGGGCTGTTCCGGTGCGTAAGAGAATTTGACCTCCGAAGCTTCGAGGGGCACGACCTTGACCGGTTCTTCAGGCGCGTAGGTGAACTTGACCTCTGCGGCCTCAATTCCGAAGCGATCGTCAGCTCTCTGATGGGAGTTTCCCCCTGCGAAAACAACTTGGCGGGCGACTTGGGTTTCACGCATCGTCTTTCCTCCGGTTTCTTTTTCATTACAGGGACAGGCCGAATTGCTTGCCACTTAATGAACAACTCAGTCCTCGACACTCGAGGGATCCACGTACACACGGTGATGACTGA is part of the Deinococcus sp. QL22 genome and harbors:
- a CDS encoding 4'-phosphopantetheinyl transferase superfamily protein, with amino-acid sequence MSVDPHPITVWHGSIRALASHAKEVVDGAEWAYASSLKYPRHRATVLASRAGFRRVVAQYVAVSPQHLQVTRVCGTCQRPHGPPKLPHAGYPALWTSVSHSGDCLLIAVSTLGPIGVDVEVVRARRTIAATAARCFTPSELAAWEEEPLKDRERTFYQYWTGKEAAFKLYGLVSHPRDIEVTLSRCGAAYARAPDGHDCWPLLSLAVGSVNVAHLCVPKQKHYEALLQTKFTAGAAGTTMSPLPIPVC
- a CDS encoding GMC oxidoreductase; this encodes MKSSGSNFSTSSFSHQLQENVAVDVLVIGSGPVGSTYSRIITEARPNASVLMIDAGPALTKTPGLHLSNLYDDVERVRLQVLSQGSSQFRYRLRQWAERASPQALEATNEARASLLGFPGTYLTNTSNSASSKNCFPAASHSTNVGGMGVHWTCACPRPSSGERASFIAQQDWNRALAKAEALLSVTTRAYLANPVGLAILKKLGEIYNPNLLPEQEVQPMPLACELVDEDRRAWSGPETVLGRLATAEHPNFSLRSETVCRELITTNGKVTGAVLEYRPTKRRYIVPVGLVIVAADALRTPQLLWASGIRPAALGHYLNDHPMVTATVVLKEEFGVVAGGALPRQIDDQSSPGERVSDNDPFYGVYWIPFDAHKHPYHGQVMLKASSLVDAVDTQGRQLVGLSWYCTKQPSFENYLQFSEIETDFLGLPKITIHYKLTDLDLKAIEGAKQDVDHAAGLLGKYVDGGVPTAMPVGMSLHYQGTIRMGPINDGTSVCDSRSKVWGFDNLYVGGNGVISTATACNPTLTSVALAVLASEDVVSRLPHNAEIPY
- a CDS encoding sce7726 family protein; amino-acid sequence: MAKLKRTKREALQAQRVAEAQAAQAQVARATREAQAQSALAQRQQRVEDSPLPQWYIKYARPVKWGVIEEREASQVLDQAAAAQAFAQARHEGTPESLGQGKYRLPSGLEFRIYRPRNVLERGLDEERAARSLTGRFQHGYALRELAIWGPTDAAGQAAQGRADLVVLSGAETHGFEIKTAQDTLTQFVRQQPIYEHQFHRYVLAVTANHVQQALKLAPARWGIALLAGDHEFVEFLREPGLNPNPAFDSEVLLSNLWVDDLHWITTQTGRSQFGTRTQLTRCLQKRLRPPELNAWALTALIGRSSLGGRLQCWEC
- a CDS encoding class I SAM-dependent methyltransferase is translated as MIAKIVLSNNLMVEAIGFRNEDIHCEIEMAAGDDFESLLYESRYAYDTAAYLGPVSPVQSNALSMLLNRGIHTILDIGSGSGYIAEWLISTGFDVTACEIDLDAIEMCRRRGIEKIYSGTFLDLKSQHDAAILMGGSINTERTENLRQAVELYIMTIKDLVKHDGFLLTDLSYYHIPSISTNQDYKVSKIRFGIADHWTDYSYHIYPHPNIFAQMMTDYGFEILDQSIVDLGSDAMSIQTRHYSLWRRSSQHLDRICSHVEVERPTLLE